A genomic stretch from Pseudomonas alkylphenolica includes:
- a CDS encoding four helix bundle protein — MAMHTDLSIYKSSLGLLQMATNLTRNIPRDLKQSLGKRVIDECIDVLMLIARANATQDKRPHLTRLVEKVQVIEFLMRLFKESRFISVPQHAKTMEITTSIGKQANAWKRSTPTAPAT; from the coding sequence GTGGCAATGCACACCGATCTATCGATCTACAAGTCTTCGCTTGGCCTGCTGCAAATGGCCACGAACCTGACTCGGAACATTCCGCGCGACCTGAAGCAATCACTCGGCAAGCGGGTTATCGATGAATGCATCGATGTGCTGATGCTCATCGCCCGGGCCAATGCCACGCAGGACAAGCGCCCGCACCTGACACGACTGGTCGAGAAGGTCCAGGTGATCGAATTCCTGATGCGGCTGTTCAAGGAAAGTCGATTCATCAGCGTGCCGCAGCACGCCAAAACGATGGAGATCACCACTTCTATCGGCAAGCAGGCCAACGCCTGGAAACGCTCCACCCCAACCGCGCCCGCTACCTGA
- a CDS encoding response regulator transcription factor, translating to METITEGSWIGRLGLGLAPRELQCVLAVAQGMTAKEIAKLLGIAPGTVEKRLSAAMFKLDAPRRAALVAEAMKRQIISPLCIVLAGLMAMHAVMGDADPMRRDRRVPERRIAQVRIIRKAESFDLHA from the coding sequence ATGGAAACGATCACTGAGGGCTCATGGATAGGCCGCCTCGGCCTCGGTCTCGCACCCCGTGAGCTGCAATGCGTTCTCGCGGTCGCCCAAGGCATGACCGCGAAGGAAATCGCCAAGCTGCTCGGGATCGCCCCGGGCACTGTCGAAAAGCGACTATCGGCAGCCATGTTCAAACTCGACGCGCCCCGCCGGGCTGCACTGGTCGCCGAAGCCATGAAGCGGCAGATCATCAGCCCGCTGTGTATCGTCCTGGCCGGATTGATGGCTATGCACGCCGTCATGGGCGATGCCGACCCTATGCGTCGCGACCGCCGTGTACCTGAGCGACGTATTGCCCAGGTCCGAATCATCCGCAAGGCCGAATCGTTCGACCTGCACGCCTGA
- a CDS encoding DUF1566 domain-containing protein, whose product MKPEMITLKHGDTTIKMPSASLAKLAIASVFAQALPPAANVQPIVQTGIPAVGQPWPGQGGINAGLVAARGDVPEHYLIIAAKDIGDRAWGGYREESKATSKTDGKANTEWLCNEETEHPAANACAEHQADGHHDFYLPAAAELCQGWVNCPEVFAQDCYYWSSSQRSAYGAFFMTFVAGFQDSIVKYSELRVRPVRRLFI is encoded by the coding sequence ATGAAACCAGAAATGATCACCCTGAAGCACGGTGACACCACGATCAAAATGCCGTCAGCATCCTTGGCGAAGCTGGCAATCGCCAGCGTGTTTGCTCAGGCGCTGCCGCCAGCGGCCAATGTTCAGCCGATTGTTCAGACTGGCATCCCTGCTGTCGGCCAGCCATGGCCGGGCCAGGGTGGCATCAACGCCGGCCTGGTTGCTGCTCGCGGAGACGTGCCGGAGCACTACCTGATCATCGCCGCCAAGGACATCGGCGACCGCGCCTGGGGCGGCTACCGGGAAGAGTCGAAGGCGACCAGCAAGACCGACGGCAAGGCCAATACCGAATGGCTGTGTAACGAAGAAACCGAACACCCGGCCGCCAATGCCTGCGCCGAGCACCAGGCTGATGGTCACCATGACTTCTATCTGCCCGCAGCAGCCGAGCTCTGCCAGGGCTGGGTGAACTGCCCTGAGGTGTTCGCCCAGGACTGCTACTACTGGTCGAGTTCGCAGCGCTCCGCCTACGGCGCGTTCTTCATGACCTTCGTTGCTGGCTTTCAGGACAGCATCGTCAAGTACAGCGAGCTCCGCGTCCGCCCCGTCCGCAGGTTATTCATTTAA
- a CDS encoding DUF1566 domain-containing protein, giving the protein MSAVEKVAPAIQFPEIGEPFGGGFFSGITVENGQRYANITAGAEHELVGEWGECGVKIDGADSFTDSRANTEAMAASGSELAQQVLALEVGGFTDWAIPARDVQELQYRHFKPTSRENYCWNRDGDNPNSLPVGLLYTEESPAKTQVPGFAEGEPEAFQARWYWSSSQRSAGSAFYLYFGDGYQDDLGKRATSSASAPSAGRLSINSLIQSGRSRPVAQGGALLWQCTPIYRSTSLRLACCKWPRT; this is encoded by the coding sequence ATGAGCGCAGTAGAGAAAGTGGCACCTGCAATTCAGTTTCCCGAGATCGGCGAGCCCTTCGGTGGCGGCTTCTTCTCCGGCATCACCGTCGAGAACGGTCAGCGCTACGCCAACATCACCGCCGGTGCCGAGCATGAGCTGGTCGGTGAGTGGGGTGAATGCGGCGTCAAGATCGACGGCGCCGACAGCTTCACCGATAGCCGCGCCAACACGGAGGCCATGGCCGCGTCCGGCAGCGAGCTGGCACAGCAGGTTCTGGCCCTGGAAGTCGGCGGCTTCACTGACTGGGCAATCCCAGCCCGCGACGTGCAGGAGCTGCAGTACCGCCACTTCAAGCCGACCAGCCGTGAGAACTACTGCTGGAACCGTGACGGCGACAACCCCAACAGCCTGCCGGTGGGCCTGCTGTATACCGAAGAGTCGCCAGCCAAGACCCAGGTGCCGGGCTTTGCCGAGGGCGAACCTGAAGCCTTCCAGGCGCGCTGGTACTGGTCATCTTCGCAGCGCTCCGCCGGCAGCGCATTCTACTTGTACTTCGGTGATGGCTATCAGGACGACCTCGGCAAGAGGGCGACGAGCTCCGCGTCCGCCCCGTCCGCAGGTCGCTTATCGATTAATTCGCTTATTCAATCCGGCCGCTCGCGGCCGGTTGCTCAAGGAGGAGCACTGTTGTGGCAATGCACACCGATCTATCGATCTACAAGTCTTCGCTTGGCCTGCTGCAAATGGCCACGAACCTGA